The Aedes aegypti strain LVP_AGWG chromosome 1, AaegL5.0 Primary Assembly, whole genome shotgun sequence sequence ATTTTCGAGTTCAAATTTCGAACCATTATGGGAACCTACTGGACAAATTGTGGCCGCAAAATCAACGCAAGAATCGTACAAAAATCTCCGAACGTGCTGAATTTATCGATCGATAACGTGGAACTCAATGTTGAGCGATTGTTGCGGCTAAAGCTTGCGGCAGGAGTATTATTCCTTTATGCATTGACCATTCTGATAATCGGAAGCGGAAGAAGCATTCTTTGGTTCCATGGTGCTTTTGCGATTTTATTGCTTCTGATTGGCTTTAGTTATACTCGGATTGTTAAGAATGGTTTGTTTAATGTTCAACTAAGTATAACTTTTGAGCAATCAcgattttgtttttctattacAGAGAATATCGTATTGGTTAAGGATTTTGCCCTGCAGTATTCGACTAACTTCATTGGAGGTTCGACCAAAAACATCCTCATTCCCATTAAACACATTCACGATGTGGTGATAAACGAAGCATTCCACAATGTAAATGTTTCCGATAGATGAAAGTGTAAGAATATTATTAAGTTTC is a genomic window containing:
- the LOC5577700 gene encoding uncharacterized protein LOC5577700, which encodes MGTYWTNCGRKINARIVQKSPNVLNLSIDNVELNVERLLRLKLAAGVLFLYALTILIIGSGRSILWFHGAFAILLLLIGFSYTRIVKNENIVLVKDFALQYSTNFIGGSTKNILIPIKHIHDVVINEAFHNLKVVFILTVLTKGNLFKSKPAITLLNHLNPRVDCLEMIYNEIHTILDIEND